A region of Oryctolagus cuniculus chromosome 3, mOryCun1.1, whole genome shotgun sequence DNA encodes the following proteins:
- the PSMC2 gene encoding 26S proteasome regulatory subunit 7 yields MPDYLGADQRKTKEDEKDDKPIRALDEGDIALLKTYGQSTYSRQIKQVEDDIQQLLKKINELTGIKESDTGLAPPALWDLAADKQTLQSEQPLQVARCTKIINADSEDPKYIINVKQFAKFVVDLSDQVAPTDIEEGMRVGVDRNKYQIHIPLPPKIDPTVTMMQVEEKPDVTYSDVGGCKEQIEKLREVVETPLLHPERFVNLGIEPPKGVLLFGPPGTGKTLCARAVANRTDACFIRVIGSELVQKYVGEGARMVRELFEMARTKKACLIFFDEIDAIGGARFDDGAGGDNEVQRTMLELINQLDGFDPRGNIKVLMATNRPDTLDPALMRPGRLDRKIEFSLPDLEGRTHIFKIHARSMSVERDIRFELLARLCPNSTGAEIRSVCTEAGMFAIRARRKIATEKDFLEAVNKVIKSYAKFSATPRYMTYN; encoded by the exons ATGCCGGATTACCTCGGGGCCGACCAGCGGAAAACCAAAGAGGATGAGAAAGACGACAAGCCCATCCGAG CTCTGGATGAGGGGGACATTGCCTTGCTGAAAACTTAC GGTCAGAGTACCTACTCCAGGCAGATCAAACAGGTTGAGGATGACATTCAACAGCTTCTCAAGAAAATTAATGAGCTcactg GTATTAAAGAGTCTGACACTGGCCTGGCCCCACCAGCACTATGGGATTTGGCTGCAGATAAGCAAACGCTCCAGAGTGAACAGCCTTTGCAGGTTGCACG GTGTACAAAGATAATCAATGCTGATTCGGAGGACCCGAAATACATTATCAACGTGAAGCAGTTTGCCAAGTTTGTGGTGGACCTTAGTGATCAGGTGGCACCCACTGACATCGAAGAAGGAATGAGAGTTGG TGTGGACAGAAATAAGTATCAAATTCACATCCCACTGCCTCCTAAGATTGATCCAACCGTTACCATGATGCAG GTGGAGGAAAAACCTGACGTCACATACAGTGACGTTGGTGGTTGCAAGGAACAGATTGAGAAGTTGCGAGAAGTGGTTGAAACCCCACTACTGCAT CCAGAGAGGTTCGTGAACCTTGGCATTGAGCCGCCCAAGGGTGTGCTGCTCTTCGGTCCACCGGGTACAGGCAAGACGCTCTGTGCGCGGGCAGTTGCTAATCGGACTGATGCTTGCTTCATTCGAGTTATTGGATCTGAACTCGTGCAGAAGTACGTCGGTGAG GGGGCTCGGATGGTTCGTGAGCTCTTTGAAATGGCCAGGACAAAAAAAGCCTGTCTTATCTTCTTTGATGAAATCGATGCCATTGGAG GGGCTCGGTTTGATGATGGTGCTGGAGGCGACAATGAAGTGCAGAGAACAATGCTGGAACTGATCAATCAGCTGGATGGCTTCGATCCTCGAGGCAATATCAAAGTGCTGATGGCCACTAACAGACCGGATACTTTGGATCCAGCCCTGATGAGGCCAGGGAGGTTGGACAGAAAGATTGAATTTAGCTTACCTGATCTCGAG GGGCGGACTCACATCTTTAAGATCCATGCTCGTTCGATGAGTGTTGAAAGAGATATCCGATTCGAATTGCTAGCACGACTTTGTCCAAATAGCACCG GTGCCGAGATCAGAAGTGTCTGCACAGAAGCTGGCATGTTTGCGATCAGAGCGAGGCGGAAAATTGCTACGGAGAAGGACTTCTTGGAAGCTGTAAATAAGGTCATTAAGTCTTATGCCAAGTTCAGTGCTACTCCTCGCTACATGACATACAACTGA